A window of Strix aluco isolate bStrAlu1 chromosome 11, bStrAlu1.hap1, whole genome shotgun sequence contains these coding sequences:
- the GXYLT2 gene encoding glucoside xylosyltransferase 2 isoform X1 has protein sequence MRLSCKVAAVLLCLGSLLLLYLLVGSAAAPPRPPPAPPPSAAVPLARRQPRLSRSPPRRSPAGGRLASARKPGEQKHSKEPSSLQCMHLAVVACGDRLEETLIMLKSAVLFSNRRLCFHIFAEDSLKPEFEKKLREWPSSYTKKFEYNIYPITFSVGNAQEWKKLFKPCAAQRLFLPVILKDVDSLLYVDTDVLFLRPIDDIWHILKEFNSTQLAAMAPEHEIPKIGWYSRFARHPYYGTTGVNSGVMLMNLTRIRNTQFKNSMIPSGLTWEEMLYPLYQKYKNYITWGDQDLLNIIFYFNPECLYVFPCQWNYRPDHCMYGSNCKGAEEEGVSILHGNRGVYHDDKQPTFKALYEVIRDFPFEDNLFQSLYYPLQSKFLDTVHTLCGRIPQVFLKQIEKTMKKVYENRVIVYLGANHRY, from the exons ATGCGGCTCTCCTGCAAGGTGGCGGCGGTGCTGCTGTGCCTCggcagcctgctgctgctctATCTGCTGGTGGGcagcgccgccgcgcccccccgcccgccgcccgcgccccccccctccgccgccgtGCCGCTCGCCCGCCGGCAGCCGCGGCTCAGCCGGAGCCCGCCGCGGAGGAGCCCAGCCGGCGGCAGACTCGCCAGCGCCAG gaagcctggagaacagaaacaTTCAAAAGAGCCTTCATCTTTGCAATGCATGCATCTGGCAGTTGTGGCATGTGGGGACCGGCTGGAAGAGACACTAATCATGCTGAAATCAGCAGTTCTCTTTAGCAACAGGAGgctctgttttcacatttttgcTGAAGATTCCCTTAAGCCTGAATTCGAGAAGAAG TTAAGGGAATGGCCTTCTTCGTATACAAAGAAGTTTGAATACAACATTTACCCAATAACCTTCTCCGTAGGAAATGCTCAGGAATGGAAAAAGTTATTCAAACCATGTGCTGCCCAGCGCCTTTTTCTTCCG GTCATTTTAAAGGATGTGGATTCTCTCCTTTATGTGGACACTGATGTCCTCTTCCTGAGGCCCATCGATGACATCTGGCACATCCTGAAAGAGTTCAACTCAACACAGCTAGCGGCTATGGCCCCGGAACATGAAATACCAAAGATTGGCTGGTACAGTCGATTTGCACGTCACCCTTATTATGGGACAACTGGAGTCAATTCTGGAGTGATGCTAATGAATTTAACACGGATACGCAACACTCAGTTCAAG AACAGCATGATACCGAGTGGTTTGACTTGGGAGGAAATGTTATATCCGTTATACCAAAAGTACAAAAACTACATTACATGGGGAGACCAGGATTtactaaatataattttttacttTAACCCAG AGTGTCTCTATGTATTCCCGTGTCAGTGGAACTACCGGCCTGATCACTGTATGTATGGAAGCAACTGTAAAGGTGCAGAAGAGGAAGGTGTGTCTATTCTGCATGGAAATAGAGGTGTCTACCATGATGACAAACAGCCTACATTCAAGGCCCTCTATGAAGTGATACGTGAT tttcCATTTGAAGACAATCTCTTCCAGTCTTTGTACTACCCACTGCAGTCTAAGTTTCTGGATACAGTGCACACTTTATGTGGGAGAATTCCACAAGTATTTTTGAAGCAAATTGAGAAAACTATGAAGAAGGTGTATGAAAACCGTGTCATTGTCTACTTGGGGGCCAACCACAGATACTAA
- the GXYLT2 gene encoding glucoside xylosyltransferase 2 isoform X2, whose translation MRLSCKVAAVLLCLGSLLLLYLLVGSAAAPPRPPPAPPPSAAVPLARRQPRLSRSPPRRSPAGGRLASARKPGEQKHSKEPSSLQCMHLAVVACGDRLEETLIMLKSAVLFSNRRLCFHIFAEDSLKPEFEKKVILKDVDSLLYVDTDVLFLRPIDDIWHILKEFNSTQLAAMAPEHEIPKIGWYSRFARHPYYGTTGVNSGVMLMNLTRIRNTQFKNSMIPSGLTWEEMLYPLYQKYKNYITWGDQDLLNIIFYFNPECLYVFPCQWNYRPDHCMYGSNCKGAEEEGVSILHGNRGVYHDDKQPTFKALYEVIRDFPFEDNLFQSLYYPLQSKFLDTVHTLCGRIPQVFLKQIEKTMKKVYENRVIVYLGANHRY comes from the exons ATGCGGCTCTCCTGCAAGGTGGCGGCGGTGCTGCTGTGCCTCggcagcctgctgctgctctATCTGCTGGTGGGcagcgccgccgcgcccccccgcccgccgcccgcgccccccccctccgccgccgtGCCGCTCGCCCGCCGGCAGCCGCGGCTCAGCCGGAGCCCGCCGCGGAGGAGCCCAGCCGGCGGCAGACTCGCCAGCGCCAG gaagcctggagaacagaaacaTTCAAAAGAGCCTTCATCTTTGCAATGCATGCATCTGGCAGTTGTGGCATGTGGGGACCGGCTGGAAGAGACACTAATCATGCTGAAATCAGCAGTTCTCTTTAGCAACAGGAGgctctgttttcacatttttgcTGAAGATTCCCTTAAGCCTGAATTCGAGAAGAAG GTCATTTTAAAGGATGTGGATTCTCTCCTTTATGTGGACACTGATGTCCTCTTCCTGAGGCCCATCGATGACATCTGGCACATCCTGAAAGAGTTCAACTCAACACAGCTAGCGGCTATGGCCCCGGAACATGAAATACCAAAGATTGGCTGGTACAGTCGATTTGCACGTCACCCTTATTATGGGACAACTGGAGTCAATTCTGGAGTGATGCTAATGAATTTAACACGGATACGCAACACTCAGTTCAAG AACAGCATGATACCGAGTGGTTTGACTTGGGAGGAAATGTTATATCCGTTATACCAAAAGTACAAAAACTACATTACATGGGGAGACCAGGATTtactaaatataattttttacttTAACCCAG AGTGTCTCTATGTATTCCCGTGTCAGTGGAACTACCGGCCTGATCACTGTATGTATGGAAGCAACTGTAAAGGTGCAGAAGAGGAAGGTGTGTCTATTCTGCATGGAAATAGAGGTGTCTACCATGATGACAAACAGCCTACATTCAAGGCCCTCTATGAAGTGATACGTGAT tttcCATTTGAAGACAATCTCTTCCAGTCTTTGTACTACCCACTGCAGTCTAAGTTTCTGGATACAGTGCACACTTTATGTGGGAGAATTCCACAAGTATTTTTGAAGCAAATTGAGAAAACTATGAAGAAGGTGTATGAAAACCGTGTCATTGTCTACTTGGGGGCCAACCACAGATACTAA